Proteins co-encoded in one alpha proteobacterium HIMB5 genomic window:
- a CDS encoding NAD-binding protein, 6-phosphogluconate dehydrogenase family (PFAM: NAD binding domain of 6-phosphogluconate dehydrogenase), whose product MIKVGFIGLGNMGMPMALNLHKSKKIDLLGYDVSQKTIQKFKSKKAKATNSLKELINFSDIIISCVPGPKQIKLLSVGKNKIIDQLDKNKVWIDCSTNSLSCFNFLKKKLKRKINQFVDATISGGNLKAQSGDLSIFVGGQKKTVNKLKFIFNILGKNLYYLNTAGAGYAAKIAQVSLCYLNYLSLSESLMLGVKSGIKPKTMLEIIDKSASGGYTSTRYGPNMINGDYDPSFFLGLSMKDLNLANEIIKLQKLDLPIMNLTSKIYKKAIKKFGPNSNHLKVIKLLEQNNKLTFSKEGR is encoded by the coding sequence TATGGGAATGCCGATGGCTTTAAATCTTCATAAATCAAAAAAAATTGATTTATTAGGATATGATGTTAGTCAAAAAACAATTCAAAAATTTAAATCAAAAAAAGCAAAAGCAACTAACTCTTTGAAAGAGTTGATTAATTTTTCTGACATCATAATAAGCTGTGTACCTGGACCCAAACAAATAAAATTATTATCAGTAGGAAAAAATAAAATTATTGATCAATTAGACAAAAATAAAGTTTGGATAGATTGTTCAACTAATTCTCTTAGTTGTTTCAATTTTTTGAAAAAAAAACTTAAGAGAAAAATCAATCAATTTGTTGATGCCACAATATCAGGTGGAAATTTAAAAGCTCAATCAGGAGATCTATCCATATTCGTGGGAGGCCAAAAAAAAACAGTAAATAAGCTTAAATTTATTTTCAATATTTTAGGCAAAAATCTTTATTATCTAAATACAGCTGGAGCAGGTTATGCTGCTAAAATTGCTCAAGTAAGCCTTTGCTATTTGAATTATCTTTCCCTTTCGGAGTCTCTAATGCTTGGAGTAAAATCAGGTATTAAACCAAAAACTATGTTGGAGATTATAGATAAGAGCGCAAGTGGCGGTTATACATCCACAAGATATGGACCAAATATGATTAATGGTGACTATGATCCTTCATTCTTTTTAGGTTTATCGATGAAAGACTTAAATCTTGCTAATGAAATAATTAAATTACAAAAATTAGATCTACCAATAATGAATTTAACATCAAAAATTTATAAAAAAGCTATTAAAAAATTTGGACCTAATTCTAATCACTTAAAAGTAATTAAACTTTTAGAACAAAATAATAAATTAACTTTTTCAAAGGAGGGAAGATGA